The proteins below come from a single Hirundo rustica isolate bHirRus1 chromosome 6, bHirRus1.pri.v3, whole genome shotgun sequence genomic window:
- the LRFN5 gene encoding leucine-rich repeat and fibronectin type-III domain-containing protein 5 isoform X2: MEKLLLFLLFIGVAVRAQICPKRCVCQILSPNLATLCAKKGLLFVPPNIDRRTVELRLADNFVTNIKRKDFANMTSLVDLTLSRNTISFITPHAFADLRNLRALHLNSNRLTKITNDMFSGLSNLHHLILNNNQLTLISSTAFDDVLALEELDLSYNNLETIPWDAVEKMVSLHTLSLDHNMIDHIPKGTFSHLHKMTRLDVTSNKLQKLPPDPLFQRAQVLATSGIISPSTFALSFGGNPLHCNCELLWLRRLSREDDLETCASPTLLSGRYFWSIPEEEFLCEPPLITRHTHELRVLEGQRAALRCKARGDPEPAIHWISPEGKLISNATRSTVYDNGTLDILITTVKDTGSFTCIASNPAGEATQTVDLHIIKLPHLLNSTNHIHEPDPGSSDISTSTKSGSNASSSNGDTKVSQDKKVVVAEATSSTALLKFNFQRNIPGIRMFQIQYNGTYDDSLVYRMIPPTSKTFLVNNLAAGTMYDLCVLAIYDDGITSLTATRVVGCTQFTTEQDYVRCHFMQSQFLGGTMIIIIGGIIVASVLVFIIILMIRYKVCNNNGQQKATKVSNVYSQTNGAQMQGCSGALSQSMSKQALGHEEGIQCCKAAGEGVTQSPDTGSSQDSATTTSALPPAWTSSTSLSQKQKRKSGPKPGSEPQGEAGGSAEPQNSNRNNSTALQLASRPPDAAPAAHTYKRAQSKPKAGAPLQDTSPSALPESVATDVLTRQKTIRFQLCED; the protein is encoded by the exons ATGgaaaaactgcttttgtttctgctgttcaTTGGCGTAGCGGTGCGAGCTCAGATCTGCCCCAAGCGCTGCGTCTGTCAGATCCTGTCTCCGAACCTCGCCACCCTCTGTGCCAAGAAAGGGCTCTTGTTTGTTCCTCCCAACATTGACAGGAGGACCGTGGAGCTGCGGCTGGCAGACAACTTCGTTACAAACATTAAAAGGAAAGACTTTGCCAACATGACCAGCCTGGTGGACCTGACGCTGTCCCGGAATACAATCAGTTTTATCACACCTCACGCATTTGCCGACCTGCGCAATTTGCGGGCTCTGCATTTGAACAGCAACCGATTGACTAAGATCACGAACGACATGTTCAGTGGGCTCTCCAATCTCCACCACTTGATACTGAACAATAACCAGCTGACTTTAATTTCTTCCACAGCTTTCGATGATGTTTTAGCTCTCGAGGAATTGGATTTGTCTTACAACAATCTGGAAACCATCCCTTGGGATGCCGTGGAGAAAATGGTCAGTTTGCACACTCTCAGTCTTGACCACAACATGATTGACCATATACCTAAGGGGACCTTCTCCCACCTCCACAAGATGACCAGGCTGGACGTCACATCCAACAAACTGCAGAAGCTGCCGCCTGATCCGCTCTTCCAGCGCGCTCAGGTGCTGGCAACCTCAGGAATTATCAGCCCCTCAACGTTTGCGCTGAGCTTTGGTGGGAACCCTTTGCATTGCAACTGCGAGCTTTTGTGGCTGAGGCGCCTTTCCAGGGAGGACGACCTGGAGACCTGTGCCTCTCCTACGCTCCTGTCCGGCCGGTACTTCTGGTCCATCCCTGAGGAGGAGTTCCTCTGCGAGCCCCCGCTCATCACCCGGCACACCCACGAGCTGCGGGTGCTGGAGGGGCAGCGGGCAGCCCTGCGCTGCAAGGCCCGGGGTGACCCCGAGCCAGCAATCCATTGGATTTCTCCAGAGGGCAAACTGATTTCCAATGCAACCAGGTCCACGGTGTACGACAACGGGACGCTCGACATCCTTATCACGACGGTGAAGGACACGGGCTCCTTCACCTGCATTGCTTCCAACCCGGCAGGGGAGGCCACGCAGACGGTGGACCTGCACATCATCAAGCTCCCCCACTTGCTGAACAGCACAAACCACATCCACGAGCCTGACCCAGGCTCCTCGGATATCTCCACATCCACCAAGTCGGGCTCCAATGCGAGCAGTAGCAACGGGGACACTAAAGTCAGCCAGGATAAGAAGGTGGTTGTTGCGGAAGCGACCTCCTCCACGGCTCTGCTGAAATTCAATTTTCAGAGGAATATACCTGGGATACGTATGTTTCAAATCCAGTACAATGGTACTTACGATGACTCCCTTGTTTACAG AATGATACCTCCCACGAGCAAAACCTTCCTGGTCAACAACCTGGCTGCGGGGACGATGTACGACCTGTGCGTCCTGGCCATCTACGATGACGGGATCACCTCGCTGACGGCCACCAGAGTCGTGGGCTGCACGCAGTTCACCACCGAGCAGGATTACGTGCGCTGCCACTTCATGCAGTCCCAGTTCCTGGGCGGGACCATGATTATCATCATTGGTGGGATCATTGTGGCGTCCGTGCTCGTGTTCATCATCATCCTCATGATCCGCTACAAGGTGTGTAACAACAACGGGCAGCAGAAGGCCACCAAGGTCAGCAACGTGTACTCGCAGACGAACGGGGCTCAGATGCAGGGCTGCAGCGGGGCGTTGTCGCAGTCCATGTCCAAGCAGGCTCTCGGGCACGAGGAGGGCATCCAGTGCTGCAAGGCTGCCGGCGAAGGTGTGACACAGTCACCGGACACCGGCTCCAGCCAGGACTCGGCCACCACTACCTCCGCTTTGCCTCCCGCCTGGACTTCCAGCACTTCCCTGTCGCAGAAGCAGAAGCGAAAGTCGGGGCCAAAGCCCGGCAGCGAGCCGCAGGGCGAGGCCGGCGGCAGCGCCGAGCCGCAGAACTCGAACAGAAATAACTCCACGGCGCTGCAGTTAGCGAGCCGCCCCCCGGACGCGGCCCCCGCGGCCCACACGTACAAAAGAGCACAATCAAAGCCAA AAGCCGGGGCCCCTCTGCAGGACACCAGCCCTTCTGCACTCCCCGAAAGCGTTGCCACCGATGTTCTTACTCGGCAGAAAACAATACGGTTTCAACTCTGCGAGGACTGA
- the LRFN5 gene encoding leucine-rich repeat and fibronectin type-III domain-containing protein 5 isoform X1 — translation MEKLLLFLLFIGVAVRAQICPKRCVCQILSPNLATLCAKKGLLFVPPNIDRRTVELRLADNFVTNIKRKDFANMTSLVDLTLSRNTISFITPHAFADLRNLRALHLNSNRLTKITNDMFSGLSNLHHLILNNNQLTLISSTAFDDVLALEELDLSYNNLETIPWDAVEKMVSLHTLSLDHNMIDHIPKGTFSHLHKMTRLDVTSNKLQKLPPDPLFQRAQVLATSGIISPSTFALSFGGNPLHCNCELLWLRRLSREDDLETCASPTLLSGRYFWSIPEEEFLCEPPLITRHTHELRVLEGQRAALRCKARGDPEPAIHWISPEGKLISNATRSTVYDNGTLDILITTVKDTGSFTCIASNPAGEATQTVDLHIIKLPHLLNSTNHIHEPDPGSSDISTSTKSGSNASSSNGDTKVSQDKKVVVAEATSSTALLKFNFQRNIPGIRMFQIQYNGTYDDSLVYRMIPPTSKTFLVNNLAAGTMYDLCVLAIYDDGITSLTATRVVGCTQFTTEQDYVRCHFMQSQFLGGTMIIIIGGIIVASVLVFIIILMIRYKVCNNNGQQKATKVSNVYSQTNGAQMQGCSGALSQSMSKQALGHEEGIQCCKAAGEGVTQSPDTGSSQDSATTTSALPPAWTSSTSLSQKQKRKSGPKPGSEPQGEAGGSAEPQNSNRNNSTALQLASRPPDAAPAAHTYKRAQSKPSKFLTLPADASRAKRRRSLGGELLEPRGAGAGGLRSKRSMSMNGMLVQADRAGADSGKATFSSSEWILESTV, via the exons ATGgaaaaactgcttttgtttctgctgttcaTTGGCGTAGCGGTGCGAGCTCAGATCTGCCCCAAGCGCTGCGTCTGTCAGATCCTGTCTCCGAACCTCGCCACCCTCTGTGCCAAGAAAGGGCTCTTGTTTGTTCCTCCCAACATTGACAGGAGGACCGTGGAGCTGCGGCTGGCAGACAACTTCGTTACAAACATTAAAAGGAAAGACTTTGCCAACATGACCAGCCTGGTGGACCTGACGCTGTCCCGGAATACAATCAGTTTTATCACACCTCACGCATTTGCCGACCTGCGCAATTTGCGGGCTCTGCATTTGAACAGCAACCGATTGACTAAGATCACGAACGACATGTTCAGTGGGCTCTCCAATCTCCACCACTTGATACTGAACAATAACCAGCTGACTTTAATTTCTTCCACAGCTTTCGATGATGTTTTAGCTCTCGAGGAATTGGATTTGTCTTACAACAATCTGGAAACCATCCCTTGGGATGCCGTGGAGAAAATGGTCAGTTTGCACACTCTCAGTCTTGACCACAACATGATTGACCATATACCTAAGGGGACCTTCTCCCACCTCCACAAGATGACCAGGCTGGACGTCACATCCAACAAACTGCAGAAGCTGCCGCCTGATCCGCTCTTCCAGCGCGCTCAGGTGCTGGCAACCTCAGGAATTATCAGCCCCTCAACGTTTGCGCTGAGCTTTGGTGGGAACCCTTTGCATTGCAACTGCGAGCTTTTGTGGCTGAGGCGCCTTTCCAGGGAGGACGACCTGGAGACCTGTGCCTCTCCTACGCTCCTGTCCGGCCGGTACTTCTGGTCCATCCCTGAGGAGGAGTTCCTCTGCGAGCCCCCGCTCATCACCCGGCACACCCACGAGCTGCGGGTGCTGGAGGGGCAGCGGGCAGCCCTGCGCTGCAAGGCCCGGGGTGACCCCGAGCCAGCAATCCATTGGATTTCTCCAGAGGGCAAACTGATTTCCAATGCAACCAGGTCCACGGTGTACGACAACGGGACGCTCGACATCCTTATCACGACGGTGAAGGACACGGGCTCCTTCACCTGCATTGCTTCCAACCCGGCAGGGGAGGCCACGCAGACGGTGGACCTGCACATCATCAAGCTCCCCCACTTGCTGAACAGCACAAACCACATCCACGAGCCTGACCCAGGCTCCTCGGATATCTCCACATCCACCAAGTCGGGCTCCAATGCGAGCAGTAGCAACGGGGACACTAAAGTCAGCCAGGATAAGAAGGTGGTTGTTGCGGAAGCGACCTCCTCCACGGCTCTGCTGAAATTCAATTTTCAGAGGAATATACCTGGGATACGTATGTTTCAAATCCAGTACAATGGTACTTACGATGACTCCCTTGTTTACAG AATGATACCTCCCACGAGCAAAACCTTCCTGGTCAACAACCTGGCTGCGGGGACGATGTACGACCTGTGCGTCCTGGCCATCTACGATGACGGGATCACCTCGCTGACGGCCACCAGAGTCGTGGGCTGCACGCAGTTCACCACCGAGCAGGATTACGTGCGCTGCCACTTCATGCAGTCCCAGTTCCTGGGCGGGACCATGATTATCATCATTGGTGGGATCATTGTGGCGTCCGTGCTCGTGTTCATCATCATCCTCATGATCCGCTACAAGGTGTGTAACAACAACGGGCAGCAGAAGGCCACCAAGGTCAGCAACGTGTACTCGCAGACGAACGGGGCTCAGATGCAGGGCTGCAGCGGGGCGTTGTCGCAGTCCATGTCCAAGCAGGCTCTCGGGCACGAGGAGGGCATCCAGTGCTGCAAGGCTGCCGGCGAAGGTGTGACACAGTCACCGGACACCGGCTCCAGCCAGGACTCGGCCACCACTACCTCCGCTTTGCCTCCCGCCTGGACTTCCAGCACTTCCCTGTCGCAGAAGCAGAAGCGAAAGTCGGGGCCAAAGCCCGGCAGCGAGCCGCAGGGCGAGGCCGGCGGCAGCGCCGAGCCGCAGAACTCGAACAGAAATAACTCCACGGCGCTGCAGTTAGCGAGCCGCCCCCCGGACGCGGCCCCCGCGGCCCACACGTACAAAAGAGCACAATCAAAGCCAAGTAAGTTCCTCACTCTGCCCGCCGACGCGTCCCGAGCCAAGCGCCGGCGGTCGCTGGGCGGCGAGCTGCTGGAGCCCCGCGGCGCCGGCGCCGGTGGACTGCGCTCCAAACGGAGCATGTCCATGAACGGGATGCTGGTCCAGGCAGACCGCGCCGGTGCCGATAGCGGAAAAGCAACTTTCTCCAGTTCTGAGTGGATATTGGAAAGCACTGTGtga